In the Deinococcus radiotolerans genome, one interval contains:
- a CDS encoding BTAD domain-containing putative transcriptional regulator, whose translation MASAARTWQLSLLGPSMLTGGSAPLPLDGKPAALLTFLAAEGPQTRQTCAALLWPDTPRAAARNSLVQLLRRLHQAAGRLLILGQQTLALAPDLAIDLHRPPTPGEGVLLAELSGEISPAFQEWLTAHRVARDAAQNEDQRAAAEQLATCGNLDAALAVSAARTQLDPLDEDAHQQLMRLHHHRGDRAAALQAYHRLRTLLSLELGVDPSPDTTRLAQLIGTDAAQAAPPAVPLRFLRPPHLINREGAWAQMDAAWQAGAGLALAGAPGSGKTRLALEFIRAHPDRHLLLLQGRPGDQERAYTTHARAARQTLIAFPDVVRSLPDWVRRELSRILPELGGAPAPMTSAEDKLRLYDATYELLRRVAERGPLALLCDDLHAMDDASIEAGAYVHAKFRDHGAETVRFMFCYREEALSPAADALTRSMSEAGAVRTVQLPPLTAEDTRTLLAHVGLPDQPELALEIHCFAAGNPHLTLQLAKGLFEAQVFTPDAVRQAADRTLRPLLTERLRGLSPEALLAAQAAAVLGRDCSLEQVAELLTWPVLRLLHSWEELERAQMVRGEQFAHDLVHDAVLDATSATVWQCLQRRAGTLASYPVRNAVR comes from the coding sequence ATGGCCTCCGCCGCACGCACCTGGCAGCTCTCCCTGCTGGGACCGTCGATGCTCACGGGCGGTTCAGCGCCGCTGCCCCTGGACGGCAAGCCCGCGGCGCTCCTGACCTTCCTGGCCGCGGAAGGGCCGCAGACCCGCCAGACGTGCGCGGCCCTACTCTGGCCGGACACGCCCCGGGCAGCGGCGCGCAACAGCCTGGTGCAGCTCTTGCGGCGGCTCCACCAAGCGGCGGGCCGCCTCCTGATTCTGGGTCAGCAGACCCTGGCGCTGGCGCCGGACCTCGCCATTGACCTGCACCGGCCGCCCACCCCCGGCGAGGGTGTGCTGCTCGCCGAGCTGTCCGGCGAGATCAGCCCCGCCTTTCAGGAGTGGCTGACCGCCCACCGAGTGGCCCGGGACGCCGCCCAGAACGAGGACCAGCGCGCCGCCGCCGAGCAGCTGGCCACCTGCGGGAATCTGGACGCTGCGCTGGCCGTGTCGGCCGCCCGGACCCAACTTGACCCCCTGGATGAGGACGCCCACCAGCAGCTGATGCGGCTGCACCACCACCGGGGAGACCGCGCGGCGGCGCTCCAGGCTTACCACCGACTGCGCACCCTCCTGTCACTGGAACTGGGCGTGGACCCCTCCCCGGACACCACGCGCCTCGCGCAGCTGATCGGCACCGACGCCGCCCAGGCCGCACCGCCCGCCGTGCCCCTCAGGTTCCTGCGGCCGCCGCACCTGATCAACCGGGAGGGCGCCTGGGCGCAGATGGACGCCGCGTGGCAGGCCGGCGCGGGGCTGGCGCTGGCCGGCGCACCCGGCAGTGGGAAAACCCGCCTGGCCCTTGAGTTCATTCGCGCGCACCCGGACCGCCACCTGCTGCTGCTTCAGGGACGCCCCGGAGATCAGGAGCGCGCGTACACTACGCACGCCCGCGCCGCCCGGCAGACCCTGATCGCCTTTCCAGACGTAGTCCGCTCACTGCCCGACTGGGTGCGGCGCGAACTGTCCCGCATCCTGCCCGAACTGGGCGGCGCGCCGGCCCCCATGACGTCCGCGGAGGACAAGCTCCGGCTGTACGACGCGACCTACGAGCTGCTGCGCCGCGTTGCCGAGCGCGGACCCCTGGCGCTGCTCTGCGACGACCTTCACGCTATGGATGACGCGTCCATTGAGGCAGGCGCGTACGTGCACGCCAAGTTCCGGGATCATGGGGCCGAGACAGTACGGTTCATGTTCTGCTACCGCGAGGAGGCGCTGAGTCCCGCCGCGGACGCCCTGACCCGGAGCATGTCCGAGGCCGGCGCTGTCCGCACGGTTCAGCTGCCACCCCTGACCGCCGAGGACACGCGAACCCTCCTCGCGCACGTGGGCCTGCCTGACCAGCCCGAACTGGCGCTGGAGATCCACTGCTTCGCGGCTGGGAATCCGCACCTCACCCTGCAACTGGCGAAAGGGCTGTTCGAGGCGCAGGTGTTCACACCCGACGCGGTCCGGCAGGCCGCCGACCGCACCCTGCGTCCCCTGCTGACCGAACGGCTCCGGGGCCTGTCCCCCGAGGCGCTGCTGGCCGCGCAGGCCGCCGCCGTCCTGGGCCGCGACTGCTCTTTGGAACAGGTGGCCGAGCTCCTAACCTGGCCGGTCCTGCGGCTCCTGCACAGCTGGGAGGAACTCGAGCGGGCCCAGATGGTCCGCGGGGAACAATTCGCTCACGATCTCGTGCACGACGCGGTGCTTGACGCCACGTCGGCCACCGTCTGGCAGTGCCTCCAGCGCCGGGCAGGCACGCTTGCCTCATACCCGGTCCGAAATGCAGTCCGGTAG
- a CDS encoding PD40 domain-containing protein: MPTVPLRAGLALALTVLLNPPGAAAATVTVRDGDLYLNTPQRAIRLTTYGRNSDPVVSPDGQWVLYLSLPQWVVGGGYLPTNVWVMNLRTRVAHRLADQPAPSTPEGPYICRDLLVWSSDSRSAAWVEWRVTSTRNYTRPSPTFVVTQSVDGDRRQEVRVHSASATLGWRDEDLFIQLWSSVTPDRRWVNNDLMMSLRPQASAAGDRVRLNVQTGALTVVSR; encoded by the coding sequence ATGCCCACCGTCCCACTTCGCGCCGGACTCGCGCTGGCCCTCACCGTCCTCCTGAACCCGCCCGGCGCGGCTGCGGCGACCGTAACGGTCCGTGACGGTGACCTGTACCTCAACACGCCGCAGCGTGCCATTCGTCTGACCACCTACGGCCGGAACTCCGATCCGGTGGTCTCACCAGATGGGCAGTGGGTGCTGTACCTCTCATTGCCGCAGTGGGTGGTGGGCGGCGGGTACCTGCCCACCAACGTCTGGGTGATGAACCTCCGCACGCGAGTGGCCCACCGCCTGGCCGACCAGCCGGCGCCGTCGACGCCCGAGGGACCGTACATCTGCCGCGATCTTCTCGTGTGGTCGAGCGACAGCCGAAGTGCCGCCTGGGTGGAGTGGCGCGTCACCAGCACCCGTAATTACACCAGGCCGAGTCCGACGTTCGTGGTGACCCAGTCCGTGGACGGCGACCGCCGGCAGGAGGTCCGGGTGCACTCGGCGTCAGCAACCCTGGGCTGGCGCGACGAGGATCTCTTCATACAGCTCTGGTCCTCGGTCACACCTGACCGCCGGTGGGTCAACAACGACCTCATGATGTCGCTCCGGCCGCAGGCGAGCGCTGCCGGTGACCGCGTCAGACTCAATGTCCAGACCGGCGCTCTCACGGTCGTGTCCCGCTGA
- a CDS encoding serine hydrolase domain-containing protein codes for MVHDLHAYLDQLDHDGDFHGTVLITSQDGPPLARAYGLADRTWNVRHTPGTRFRVASIGKAFTAVAVWHLIETGRLMLDTPAHDVLDLSGTRIPPAVTVRHLLTMTAGLADWFEESLNWPEEWQRLRAQHDVFALRTNRDYLPLFAHKAPLAGVGEHFRYSNASFILLGLILEDILGRPYEETVQDLVFGRAGMTATGFDHTDDVVPDTAQGYVPPSEPDGRWRRNTYLVTPAPAADGGVTSAAADLDRFLHALRGGQLLSAPLSAQLLNGERSVAGAGTLRGQATRVGHGLTCSLDLQGQVTRVGLTGEEEGVSARAADYPLLGVHVVVLSNVSGGAARVTWDLHDLLTS; via the coding sequence ATGGTCCATGACCTTCACGCGTACCTTGACCAGCTGGACCACGACGGCGATTTTCACGGCACGGTCCTCATCACCAGCCAGGACGGGCCGCCCCTGGCCCGCGCCTACGGACTGGCTGACCGCACCTGGAACGTCCGCCACACGCCAGGCACCCGCTTCCGCGTCGCGTCGATCGGCAAGGCGTTCACGGCCGTCGCCGTGTGGCATCTGATTGAAACGGGACGGCTCATGCTGGACACGCCCGCCCACGACGTGCTGGACCTGAGCGGCACACGGATTCCACCGGCCGTGACGGTCCGCCACCTGCTCACCATGACGGCCGGCCTCGCGGACTGGTTCGAGGAGAGCCTGAACTGGCCGGAGGAATGGCAGCGCCTGCGCGCCCAGCATGACGTGTTCGCCCTCAGGACCAACCGCGACTATCTGCCGCTGTTCGCGCACAAGGCCCCGCTGGCGGGCGTGGGGGAGCACTTCCGGTACAGCAACGCCAGCTTCATCCTGCTGGGCCTGATCCTGGAAGACATCCTCGGGCGGCCCTATGAAGAGACCGTGCAGGACCTCGTCTTCGGCCGCGCCGGCATGACGGCGACAGGGTTCGATCACACCGACGATGTCGTGCCAGACACCGCGCAGGGTTACGTTCCACCCTCCGAACCGGACGGCCGGTGGCGCCGCAACACGTACCTCGTTACGCCGGCCCCTGCAGCGGACGGCGGCGTGACGAGCGCGGCTGCGGATCTCGACCGGTTTCTGCACGCCCTGCGCGGCGGGCAGCTGCTGAGCGCGCCCCTCAGCGCCCAGCTCCTGAACGGTGAACGGTCCGTTGCCGGTGCCGGCACGCTCCGCGGTCAGGCCACGCGGGTCGGTCACGGCCTGACCTGCTCCCTGGACCTGCAGGGGCAGGTAACCCGGGTGGGGCTGACCGGGGAGGAGGAGGGCGTCAGCGCCCGCGCCGCTGACTATCCTCTGCTCGGCGTTCACGTCGTGGTGCTCAGCAACGTCAGTGGCGGCGCGGCCCGCGTCACCTGGGACCTGCACGACCTGCTGACCTCCTGA
- a CDS encoding AAA family ATPase has product MNVTWTLSLLGAPTLMQAGQPAQALEGKSLALLAYLALEGQAPRAHLARLLWPDAPEPTARNNLVQTLRRLARTFGFPLVTGPDFLTLDPAVRVDVRALDVTDPGALSLEPLLRGTAFDDLPELAEWLYLRREQWTRQVMARLTVVADQHEAHGDLQGALQVAGRLLAVQPLSEETHRRVMRLHYLNGDRPAALDAFARCKALLRQDLDLEPSPATQHLALEISRQAPLPGASPSPALPLAVRRPPCLVGREAEWQQLQAAWDAGQFIVVSGDPGVGKTRLLQDFAAQQGAALRVVARPGDAVVPYATTARSLRQILADHPERTLSDDERHVLGTLLPDVLRAGETPVVDRARLHLLIQDLYRTGARAVRAIVYEDLQYADAASIEAGFVLISSAFPLGQPDGVPQMLCTVRRGELQPSTAQTFAELIHAGLAAQIDLGPLPDAAVTALIAQLDVPLSADLTRRLQRFVGGNPLYLLETVRHLLSQPTQSSDRLPITDRVGQLVDRRLGRLSPAALNVARAAAVVQSDFDIEVLAAVLNAPLMEVMSAWSELEAAQIVSGSDFTHDLIYEAVRRQMPEPVRLLLHRSAARALQAGPPGRVAMHWLLAEDPAEAVPHLLLAAAQALDVGREAEGRAFLAQATQAYHQRERAAGHGSAEA; this is encoded by the coding sequence ATGAACGTCACGTGGACGCTGTCACTTCTGGGCGCTCCCACCCTGATGCAGGCGGGGCAGCCCGCTCAGGCACTGGAGGGCAAGAGCCTGGCCCTCCTGGCCTATCTGGCGCTGGAGGGCCAGGCGCCTCGGGCGCACCTGGCCCGGCTGCTGTGGCCCGACGCGCCGGAGCCCACCGCCCGGAACAACCTGGTTCAGACCCTGCGGCGCCTGGCGCGGACGTTCGGCTTTCCCCTGGTCACCGGACCGGACTTCCTCACGCTGGACCCGGCCGTCCGGGTCGATGTGCGTGCCCTGGACGTCACCGACCCCGGGGCCCTCTCTCTCGAGCCGCTGCTCAGGGGCACAGCCTTCGATGACCTGCCGGAACTCGCCGAGTGGCTCTACCTGCGCCGCGAGCAGTGGACCCGGCAGGTCATGGCCCGGCTCACGGTCGTGGCCGACCAGCACGAGGCGCACGGCGATCTTCAGGGTGCGTTGCAGGTGGCGGGGCGGCTGCTGGCTGTCCAACCCCTCTCGGAAGAGACGCACCGGCGGGTCATGCGGCTGCACTACCTCAACGGCGACCGCCCGGCGGCACTGGATGCGTTCGCGCGCTGCAAGGCGCTGCTGAGGCAGGACCTGGACCTGGAACCGTCACCGGCCACCCAGCACCTCGCGCTGGAGATCTCCCGTCAGGCCCCGCTGCCGGGTGCGTCGCCCAGCCCCGCCCTGCCGCTCGCGGTGCGCCGGCCGCCCTGCCTGGTGGGCCGCGAAGCCGAGTGGCAGCAGTTGCAGGCGGCCTGGGACGCGGGACAGTTCATCGTCGTGAGTGGCGACCCGGGGGTGGGCAAGACGCGGCTCCTGCAGGACTTCGCGGCGCAGCAGGGCGCGGCGCTGCGGGTGGTGGCCCGGCCGGGCGACGCCGTGGTGCCGTACGCCACGACCGCCCGCAGCCTCCGGCAGATTCTGGCGGATCATCCCGAACGGACCCTCTCGGATGACGAGCGGCACGTGCTGGGCACCCTGCTGCCCGACGTCCTGCGGGCAGGGGAGACCCCAGTCGTGGACCGCGCGCGGCTGCACCTGCTGATACAGGACCTCTACCGGACCGGGGCGAGGGCCGTGCGGGCCATCGTGTACGAGGACCTGCAGTACGCCGACGCCGCCTCCATCGAGGCGGGGTTCGTACTCATCTCCTCAGCGTTCCCGCTGGGGCAGCCGGACGGCGTACCGCAGATGCTGTGCACCGTGCGGCGCGGCGAACTACAGCCGTCCACGGCGCAGACCTTCGCGGAGCTCATCCACGCGGGGCTCGCCGCGCAGATTGATCTGGGCCCGCTGCCGGACGCCGCCGTCACCGCATTGATCGCGCAACTGGACGTCCCGCTCAGCGCGGACCTGACTCGCCGTCTCCAACGGTTCGTGGGCGGCAACCCCCTGTACCTGCTCGAAACGGTCCGCCACCTACTCAGCCAGCCCACCCAATCCAGTGACCGGCTGCCCATTACCGACCGCGTGGGTCAACTGGTCGACCGGCGGTTGGGCCGCCTCTCACCGGCCGCGCTCAACGTCGCGCGGGCCGCCGCGGTGGTGCAGAGTGACTTCGATATCGAGGTGCTGGCCGCCGTGCTCAACGCGCCGCTCATGGAGGTCATGTCCGCCTGGAGTGAACTCGAAGCCGCGCAGATCGTCTCCGGCTCCGACTTCACCCATGACCTGATCTACGAGGCCGTGCGGCGCCAGATGCCTGAACCGGTCCGCCTGCTCCTGCACCGCAGCGCCGCCCGGGCCCTCCAGGCCGGTCCGCCTGGCCGCGTGGCCATGCACTGGCTGCTGGCCGAAGATCCAGCCGAAGCCGTGCCGCATCTCCTGCTCGCCGCGGCCCAGGCACTCGACGTGGGCCGGGAAGCCGAGGGCCGCGCCTTCCTGGCCCAGGCCACGCAGGCGTACCACCAGCGTGAGCGCGCCGCTGGCCACGGCAGCGCGGAAGCCTGA
- a CDS encoding ATP-binding protein: MPDAAWTLTLWGAPSLISPDGQRRPCGGKPLALLVYLAVEGRAARARTADLLWPEAGEAGRNNLVILLRRMSQRYGVPLVAPGAHLTLSDHMRVDACTGHRLERTLPLEDLDLPALDEFSTWLGDQRARLQAEGARAARLAARPLEDAGQFREAAPLLQRAAFLQPLSDETTRALMRAQYLSGDPVAALQTFEEFRRTVRATLQTEPMALTAALAREIEQGRRLAAPAVRREPSAAAPPRTVTGRDDLLHLMAQARHAGQSVVLTGEAGIGKSTLALADAAAQGDALIYAGRPSDGPVPYAAVTRSLRALLDRERHLHAHLSQWPVLGLLLPERLEAERSGTDAGPALRAAVTALYRVASSQVRTLILDDLHLMDRPSLDLCLSWLQDQALPVAVTACVRPEALPADVRGHLSELIRQPHVRHLPLAPISEAASATLLRHLGGPDLAGHAPLLHRFAGGNPLYLEETVRHLWTPGGTFDLRRLPDTGRAQQLITGRLDQLTPVARQLARAASVVGHDLQPAVLADMLGVPAPDIRTAWETLETAGLVLDGQFTHDLVREALLLHLPGPLRMLLHRAAARALTQHAAPPARVAQHWELGARPAEAAGALRQAGRAAQDTGLYREASQFLGRAAELLDAAHLAEPAFEALDQQLEALYVLEDQLPTWQRAVSALEGQARTTPQQGRAALHRARLHFARQEFGAQMQSAQQGLLLARQAQDLATELDLLEVVAGHALQHEYRAALPLLTHLESLAARLGRRDVQARALEGLGFAFQMTDPRRAGPALRAASQWHLDVSTPASAASAIAKWSRAAYRLGHFEAALAHAQRARHLLGDTEGFRVVALINAYGEALSRWGTGDPEGAAQLTDAALSQEAQTPAEQGWLSALRLVQLWLDLAQGSATPAALDEALALTDLPPTLHTEQLALQATLLSHLGQRGAAVELLDRLTRRAQHLGDTFVWLRTQLHQADLAGDPGARRALQDSAARRGLRGLTATPLAGRPDPILTVMLSRPK; encoded by the coding sequence ATGCCGGACGCCGCTTGGACACTGACCCTGTGGGGGGCGCCGAGTCTGATCAGCCCGGATGGTCAGCGGCGCCCCTGCGGCGGGAAACCGCTGGCGCTGCTCGTGTACCTCGCCGTGGAGGGCCGCGCCGCTCGGGCCAGGACCGCTGATCTGCTCTGGCCGGAAGCGGGTGAGGCGGGTCGGAACAATCTGGTCATCCTGCTGCGGCGCATGTCGCAGCGGTACGGCGTTCCCCTCGTGGCGCCCGGGGCACACCTGACGCTGAGTGACCACATGCGCGTGGATGCCTGCACCGGTCACCGGCTGGAGCGGACGCTGCCCCTTGAGGATCTGGACCTTCCCGCTCTGGACGAGTTCAGCACGTGGCTGGGAGATCAGCGCGCGCGCCTCCAGGCGGAAGGCGCGCGCGCCGCGCGGCTCGCCGCCCGGCCGCTGGAGGACGCGGGGCAGTTCCGGGAGGCGGCGCCGCTGCTCCAGCGCGCCGCATTCCTCCAGCCGCTGTCCGACGAAACGACCCGCGCGCTGATGCGGGCCCAGTACCTGTCGGGCGACCCGGTGGCGGCCCTGCAGACGTTCGAGGAATTCCGGCGGACGGTGCGCGCCACGCTTCAGACCGAACCGATGGCGCTCACGGCGGCCCTGGCCCGGGAGATCGAGCAGGGGCGCCGGTTGGCCGCGCCAGCCGTGCGGCGTGAGCCCAGTGCCGCCGCGCCGCCGCGGACGGTGACTGGACGGGATGACCTCCTGCACCTCATGGCGCAGGCCCGTCACGCGGGGCAGAGCGTCGTCCTGACCGGTGAGGCCGGCATCGGCAAGTCCACGCTGGCCCTCGCGGACGCAGCGGCGCAGGGGGACGCCCTGATCTACGCGGGCCGCCCCAGTGACGGGCCGGTCCCATACGCCGCCGTCACGCGGAGCCTGCGGGCCCTGCTGGACCGGGAGCGGCACCTGCACGCGCACCTGAGCCAATGGCCGGTCCTCGGCCTGCTGCTGCCCGAACGCCTGGAGGCCGAGCGGAGCGGCACGGACGCCGGTCCAGCCCTGCGCGCGGCGGTCACCGCGCTCTACCGGGTGGCCAGCAGTCAGGTCAGGACGCTGATCCTGGACGATCTGCACCTGATGGACCGCCCGTCCCTGGACCTGTGCCTGTCGTGGCTACAGGATCAGGCCCTGCCGGTGGCGGTGACCGCCTGCGTGCGCCCCGAGGCCCTCCCGGCCGATGTCCGCGGGCACCTGTCGGAACTGATCCGCCAGCCCCACGTGCGTCACCTCCCCCTCGCTCCCATCTCAGAAGCGGCCAGCGCCACCCTGCTGCGTCACCTGGGCGGACCGGACCTGGCGGGCCACGCGCCCCTGCTCCACCGGTTCGCGGGAGGCAACCCCCTGTACCTCGAGGAGACCGTCCGCCACCTCTGGACTCCGGGGGGGACCTTCGACCTGCGGCGCCTGCCGGACACGGGACGGGCGCAGCAGCTCATCACCGGCCGCCTGGACCAGCTCACCCCCGTGGCACGGCAACTGGCCCGCGCCGCCAGCGTCGTGGGACATGATCTTCAGCCCGCGGTGCTGGCCGACATGCTTGGCGTGCCCGCACCAGACATCCGGACCGCCTGGGAGACGCTGGAGACGGCTGGGCTCGTGCTGGACGGGCAGTTCACGCACGACCTCGTGCGTGAGGCGCTGCTGCTTCACCTGCCGGGACCGCTGCGCATGCTGCTTCACCGCGCAGCGGCGCGCGCCCTGACGCAGCATGCGGCGCCACCCGCGCGGGTCGCGCAGCACTGGGAACTGGGGGCCCGGCCCGCCGAGGCGGCCGGGGCGCTCAGGCAAGCAGGGCGCGCCGCGCAGGACACTGGCCTGTACCGCGAAGCCAGTCAGTTCCTGGGGCGGGCCGCCGAGCTGCTGGACGCGGCGCACCTGGCCGAACCGGCATTTGAGGCCCTGGACCAGCAACTTGAAGCGCTGTACGTCCTGGAGGATCAGCTGCCGACGTGGCAGCGGGCCGTGAGTGCCCTGGAGGGGCAGGCGCGGACGACCCCCCAGCAGGGACGGGCCGCCCTGCACCGCGCCCGCCTGCACTTCGCCCGTCAGGAGTTCGGGGCGCAGATGCAGAGCGCGCAGCAGGGGCTGCTGCTGGCGCGTCAGGCGCAGGACCTGGCGACGGAACTTGACCTGCTGGAAGTCGTCGCGGGTCACGCCCTGCAGCACGAGTACCGCGCCGCTCTGCCACTGCTGACGCACCTGGAGTCGCTTGCGGCGCGGTTGGGCCGCCGGGACGTGCAGGCGCGGGCGCTGGAAGGGCTGGGCTTCGCGTTCCAGATGACCGACCCGCGCCGCGCTGGACCGGCGCTCCGCGCGGCCAGTCAGTGGCACCTGGACGTCTCCACGCCCGCGTCCGCCGCGTCCGCCATCGCCAAGTGGTCACGGGCCGCGTACCGGCTGGGCCATTTTGAGGCGGCGCTGGCGCATGCCCAGCGGGCCCGTCACCTGCTGGGCGACACGGAGGGATTCCGGGTGGTCGCCCTGATCAACGCGTACGGCGAGGCCCTGAGCCGCTGGGGGACCGGTGATCCGGAGGGCGCGGCTCAGCTCACGGACGCCGCCCTCAGCCAGGAGGCGCAGACGCCGGCGGAGCAGGGCTGGCTCAGCGCCCTGCGGCTGGTGCAGCTGTGGCTGGACCTGGCTCAGGGGTCGGCGACGCCTGCAGCGCTGGACGAGGCGCTGGCCCTCACGGACCTGCCGCCAACGCTCCACACCGAGCAGCTGGCCCTGCAGGCCACGCTGCTCAGCCACCTCGGGCAGCGCGGCGCGGCGGTCGAGCTGCTGGATCGCCTGACCCGCCGGGCGCAGCACCTGGGCGACACCTTCGTGTGGCTCCGCACGCAGTTGCACCAGGCCGACCTGGCGGGCGACCCGGGCGCCCGCCGCGCCCTGCAGGATTCAGCGGCCCGGCGGGGGCTGCGTGGCCTGACCGCCACCCCGCTGGCCGGCCGTCCGGACCCCATCCTGACCGTGATGCTCAGCCGCCCTAAGTGA